From a region of the Gordonia sp. PP30 genome:
- a CDS encoding DoxX-like family protein, whose amino-acid sequence MVVDRIAKALSGLLLFMGVLHFVAPKPFDAIIPKEIPADPRTLTYASGVAELGLGAALLPRRTRRPAAALATALFVAVFPANINTVRLWVDRGPLLKTIAWARLPLQIPLIAGALIVWRKSPCPSHSDENAA is encoded by the coding sequence ATGGTCGTCGATCGCATCGCCAAGGCACTGTCCGGTCTGCTGCTGTTCATGGGGGTGCTGCACTTCGTCGCGCCGAAGCCGTTCGACGCGATCATCCCGAAGGAGATCCCGGCCGACCCGCGGACGCTGACCTACGCGTCGGGGGTCGCCGAACTGGGCCTCGGTGCGGCGCTGCTGCCGCGCCGCACGCGCCGCCCGGCCGCCGCTCTCGCGACCGCGCTGTTCGTGGCGGTGTTCCCGGCGAACATCAACACGGTGCGCCTGTGGGTCGACAGGGGCCCGCTGCTCAAGACCATCGCCTGGGCGCGCCTCCCGCTGCAGATCCCGCTGATCGCCGGGGCCCTGATCGTGTGGCGTAAGAGCCCGTGCCCGTCCCACTCGGACGAGAACGCCGCATAG
- a CDS encoding DNA alkylation repair protein has translation MTVALRPHVVASSATRAQDPRSRDRSRESADDLAAEIRALGDPERAAGQRRFFKTGPGEYGEGDVFAGVRVPVLRAYAKRLGALPFETVTALLDDEVHEVRQVGLFVATASAAKAEPAVRAHWVQLYRDAVRRGRVNNWDLVDCSADPLLGTWLVERGDHTELLDWAASADLWERRVGVIGTFAFIKSGAAQPILDVAPLVIDDRRDLIQKALGWMLRELGKRVDRRLLEDYLEAHAAYLGRTALSYATEHLTADQRAHYRSLRPPTR, from the coding sequence ATGACGGTCGCCCTTCGACCGCATGTCGTCGCAAGCTCCGCCACGCGAGCTCAGGACCCGCGGAGTCGAGATCGATCGCGGGAATCCGCCGACGATCTTGCGGCGGAGATCCGCGCCCTGGGCGATCCCGAGCGCGCGGCCGGGCAGCGGCGATTCTTCAAGACCGGCCCGGGCGAGTACGGCGAGGGCGACGTGTTCGCCGGCGTCCGGGTGCCGGTCCTGCGCGCCTACGCCAAGCGGCTCGGCGCCCTGCCTTTCGAGACCGTCACCGCACTGCTCGACGACGAGGTCCACGAGGTCCGGCAGGTCGGGCTCTTCGTCGCCACCGCGAGCGCGGCGAAGGCCGAACCGGCCGTGCGCGCGCACTGGGTCCAGCTCTACCGCGACGCGGTCCGGCGCGGCCGGGTGAACAACTGGGACCTGGTCGACTGCTCCGCGGACCCGCTGCTCGGCACCTGGCTGGTCGAGCGCGGCGACCATACCGAGCTCCTCGACTGGGCGGCCTCCGCCGATCTGTGGGAACGCCGGGTCGGGGTCATCGGCACCTTCGCGTTCATCAAATCCGGTGCGGCACAGCCGATCCTCGACGTGGCGCCGCTGGTGATCGACGACCGCCGCGACCTGATCCAGAAGGCTCTCGGCTGGATGCTGCGCGAGCTCGGCAAGCGCGTCGACCGGCGACTCCTCGAGGACTACCTGGAGGCCCACGCCGCGTATCTGGGCCGCACGGCGCTCAGCTACGCCACCGAACACCTCACCGCCGACCAGCGGGCGCACTACCGCTCACTCCGCCCGCCGACGCGGTAA
- a CDS encoding FAD-dependent oxidoreductase — MSDHVVIAGGGLGASRLAEALRGNDFPGAITILAAEDHPPYDRPPLSKSVLLGDDDRVDLKPADYYADNDIDLRLGTRVTGVDPARGRVVLSGADAPAELEYGTLVLATGLRPRPFPGAGGDLPGVHVIRTYDDAAALRAELDGARRAVVIGAGFIGCEASASLTKRGLRVTLVEPAPAPLAAALGPAVAPFVTRLHTEAGVDVRAATSVARILGEGRATGVELDDGTVVDTDLVVVGIGGRPDLDYLAGSGIELADPATGGGIACDESGRTSAPHVYAIGDAANWADERGARRRVEHWNHTVDQAVIAAAEIGGHPRPAPAVPYFWTDQYDLKVQLLGSPRPDDTVHVVDDDGRKFLAYYSRDGVLTGVVGAGRVGRLMKTRPHLLTPTPVADLLT; from the coding sequence GTGTCTGATCACGTGGTGATCGCCGGCGGCGGTCTCGGCGCCTCCCGGCTCGCCGAGGCCCTGCGCGGCAACGACTTTCCCGGCGCGATCACCATCCTCGCCGCCGAGGACCACCCGCCGTACGACAGGCCGCCCCTGTCCAAATCCGTTCTGCTCGGTGACGACGACCGCGTCGACCTCAAACCCGCCGACTACTACGCCGACAACGACATCGACCTGCGGCTGGGCACCCGCGTCACCGGCGTCGACCCCGCGCGCGGCCGGGTCGTCCTCTCCGGTGCGGACGCACCCGCCGAACTGGAGTACGGCACCCTGGTCCTCGCGACCGGACTGCGCCCGCGTCCTTTTCCCGGCGCGGGCGGCGACCTGCCCGGCGTACACGTGATCCGGACCTACGACGACGCCGCCGCGCTCCGCGCCGAACTCGACGGTGCCCGGCGCGCGGTGGTGATCGGCGCCGGCTTCATCGGCTGCGAGGCCTCGGCCAGCCTGACCAAGCGCGGCCTGCGGGTCACGCTCGTGGAACCGGCCCCCGCGCCGCTCGCCGCGGCGCTCGGCCCGGCCGTCGCCCCGTTCGTCACCCGCCTGCACACCGAGGCGGGCGTCGACGTGCGCGCGGCGACGTCGGTGGCGCGGATCCTCGGCGAGGGGCGCGCCACCGGTGTCGAGCTGGACGACGGCACGGTGGTGGACACCGACCTGGTGGTGGTCGGTATCGGCGGCCGTCCGGACCTGGACTATCTCGCGGGTTCGGGGATCGAACTCGCCGACCCGGCGACCGGCGGCGGTATCGCGTGCGACGAGTCCGGCCGTACCTCCGCACCGCACGTCTACGCCATCGGCGACGCCGCGAACTGGGCGGACGAGCGAGGTGCACGACGCCGCGTGGAGCACTGGAACCACACCGTCGACCAGGCCGTGATCGCCGCCGCCGAGATCGGCGGCCACCCGCGGCCCGCGCCGGCCGTGCCCTACTTCTGGACCGACCAGTACGACCTCAAGGTCCAGCTCCTCGGCTCGCCCCGGCCCGACGACACCGTGCACGTGGTGGACGACGACGGCCGGAAATTCCTGGCGTACTACAGCCGCGACGGCGTCCTGACCGGCGTGGTCGGTGCCGGCCGTGTCGGCCGCCTGATGAAGACCCGCCCCCACCTGCTCACCCCCACCCCGGTCGCCGACCTCCTCACGTGA